In Tsuneonella dongtanensis, a single window of DNA contains:
- a CDS encoding HAD family hydrolase encodes MRIAIYDLDRTITRRPTFTPFLIYAASALTTWRVALAPVWIVLMIGYRFGLYDRTTLKRLGMRLLIGTVPLDKLDRVSARFASHRIARSGLQSNVVQMIENDRRAGARIVMATAAFEFYAWYFARAVGIEEVIATRWDGQGIPGGNCYGLVKRERILTWMEQEGLEKENARIRVVSDSFADAPTFALADEPIFVSTSDRSTARALLKGWTVVPAAR; translated from the coding sequence ATGCGCATCGCAATCTACGACCTTGACCGGACCATCACGCGGCGACCCACGTTCACCCCTTTTCTAATCTATGCCGCTAGTGCCCTGACTACTTGGCGCGTGGCCCTCGCACCGGTGTGGATCGTGCTGATGATCGGATATCGTTTCGGACTGTACGACCGCACTACGCTCAAGCGATTGGGCATGCGGTTGTTGATCGGGACGGTGCCTCTGGACAAATTGGACCGTGTGAGCGCGCGCTTCGCATCGCACCGGATCGCGCGCAGTGGCTTGCAGAGTAACGTTGTCCAGATGATTGAGAATGACCGTCGCGCTGGCGCGCGCATCGTCATGGCCACTGCTGCTTTTGAGTTCTACGCTTGGTATTTCGCCCGGGCCGTCGGCATCGAGGAGGTAATCGCCACCCGCTGGGACGGACAAGGCATACCTGGCGGCAATTGCTACGGACTGGTCAAGCGCGAGCGGATTCTCACTTGGATGGAACAGGAAGGCCTGGAAAAAGAGAATGCGCGAATTCGGGTCGTGTCGGATAGCTTCGCCGATGCACCGACTTTTGCTTTGGCCGACGAACCCATCTTCGTTTCAACAAGCGATCGCTCGACAGCAAGAGCACTGCTCAAGGGCTGGACTGTCGTTCCGGCAGCCCGCTGA
- a CDS encoding pirin family protein yields the protein MIDIRPRDSLAHRNHGWLDTRFHFSFADYHDPARMGWGALRVWNDDHIAAKSGFPPHPHRDMEIVTFVHSGAISHQDSLGNRGRTVAGDVQVMSAGTGITHAEYNLEDEATTLFQLWIIPDRAGEKPSWGTREFPRGDRSGAWTVLASGTPEADDALPIRADAKVMAATLKAGETVRFEADPSRHQYLVAVDGRYRVNGNDAGARDGVAITGERVIEVEAIEDAELVLVDSR from the coding sequence ATGATCGATATCCGTCCGCGCGACAGTCTCGCGCATCGCAACCACGGCTGGCTCGACACCCGTTTCCACTTCAGCTTTGCCGACTACCACGATCCGGCACGTATGGGCTGGGGCGCACTGCGCGTGTGGAACGACGATCACATCGCTGCCAAGAGCGGGTTTCCGCCCCACCCCCACCGGGACATGGAGATCGTCACGTTCGTGCATTCGGGTGCGATCAGCCACCAGGACTCGCTCGGCAATCGCGGCCGCACCGTCGCGGGCGACGTGCAGGTCATGAGTGCGGGCACCGGCATCACCCACGCCGAATACAACCTCGAGGACGAGGCGACGACGCTGTTCCAGCTCTGGATCATCCCCGATCGCGCGGGCGAGAAGCCCAGCTGGGGCACGCGCGAATTCCCGCGTGGCGACCGTTCGGGCGCGTGGACCGTGCTGGCCAGCGGCACTCCCGAGGCCGACGATGCGCTGCCGATCCGGGCCGACGCCAAGGTCATGGCGGCAACGCTGAAGGCCGGCGAGACGGTTCGCTTCGAAGCCGATCCCTCGCGGCACCAGTACCTGGTCGCGGTCGACGGGCGCTACCGCGTCAACGGCAACGATGCCGGCGCGCGTGACGGGGTCGCCATCACCGGCGAACGGGTCATCGAGGTCGAGGCGATCGAGGACGCCGAACTGGTACTCGTAGACAGCCGCTAG
- a CDS encoding succinate dehydrogenase iron-sulfur subunit, whose product MATFTLPKNSKITGKGRSHPASGATRKKSFKIYRFDPDSGENPRYDTFEIDLDECGPMVLDALIKIKNEIDPTLTFRRSCREGICGSCSMNIDGKNGLACTTAIEDLKGEVRITPLPAMQVIKDLVPDFTHFYAQYASIRPWLQTVSPTPSGKERLQSPEQREKLDGLYECILCACCSTACPSYWWNSDKFLGPAILLQAYRWLADSRDEMTGERLDALEDPFRLYRCHTIMNCSNVCPKGLSPARAIAEIKKMQAERHI is encoded by the coding sequence ATGGCCACCTTTACCCTGCCGAAAAACTCGAAGATCACCGGCAAGGGCCGCTCGCACCCGGCCTCGGGCGCGACGCGCAAGAAGAGCTTCAAGATCTACCGCTTCGATCCGGACAGCGGCGAGAACCCCCGTTACGACACGTTTGAGATCGACCTCGACGAGTGCGGGCCGATGGTCCTCGACGCGCTCATCAAGATCAAGAACGAGATCGACCCGACCCTCACCTTCCGCCGCTCGTGCCGCGAGGGGATCTGCGGCTCTTGCTCGATGAATATCGATGGCAAGAACGGCCTTGCCTGCACCACCGCGATCGAGGACCTCAAGGGCGAAGTGCGCATAACGCCGCTTCCCGCGATGCAGGTCATCAAGGACCTCGTGCCCGACTTCACCCATTTCTATGCCCAGTACGCCAGCATCCGCCCGTGGCTTCAGACCGTGAGCCCGACGCCCAGCGGCAAGGAACGCCTTCAGTCGCCCGAGCAGCGCGAGAAGCTCGACGGGCTCTACGAGTGCATCCTGTGCGCGTGCTGCTCGACCGCCTGCCCCAGCTACTGGTGGAACAGCGACAAGTTCCTGGGGCCGGCGATCCTGCTGCAGGCGTATCGCTGGCTGGCCGACAGCCGCGACGAGATGACTGGCGAGCGGCTCGACGCGCTGGAAGACCCGTTCCGTCTCTACCGCTGCCACACGATCATGAACTGCTCGAACGTGTGTCCGAAGGGGCTCAGCCCCGCACGCGCGATCGCCGAGATCAAGAAGATGCAGGCCGAACGGCATATCTGA
- a CDS encoding PaaI family thioesterase — protein sequence MSSSEDERFFRYRPLEDHPGWYTWNILDETRFNHAVMGPLILRIEGDKCRVRMQPERKHSNLQDMIHGGVTLSLIDVSMFAGMRTLTDNEGARAVTLELSTQFIGAGAMDKPLDSVVEVLKETRRTVFMRGIVEQDDVLIASFSGLVRKAAG from the coding sequence GTGTCGTCGAGCGAAGACGAACGCTTCTTTCGCTACCGCCCACTCGAAGACCATCCTGGCTGGTACACCTGGAACATCCTTGACGAGACGCGCTTCAACCACGCCGTGATGGGTCCGCTGATACTTCGGATCGAGGGCGACAAGTGCCGCGTTCGCATGCAGCCGGAACGCAAGCATTCGAACCTGCAGGATATGATCCACGGCGGGGTGACCCTTTCGCTGATTGATGTCTCCATGTTCGCCGGCATGCGCACGTTGACTGACAACGAGGGCGCACGGGCAGTGACGCTGGAACTCTCGACGCAATTCATCGGGGCTGGCGCAATGGACAAGCCGCTCGATTCGGTCGTTGAAGTCCTCAAGGAGACCCGGCGCACCGTCTTCATGCGCGGCATCGTCGAGCAGGATGATGTTCTAATCGCATCCTTCTCGGGGCTGGTGCGCAAGGCCGCAGGCTGA
- the xrtA gene encoding exosortase A: MALRIAAAWAVLFIVTFPEWRAMAHQWWNIDTYNHVLLVPPILAWLVWLRRDELAQLAPRSWSPGLAWLGAGLLVCLAGRAADINLVAQAGALMAFQGAVLGLVGLRAALVMALPLAYSAFLVPFGDELIPALQHLTARITIALTQLSGIPLLADGLTIDTPGGKFVVAEECSGVKFLVAMIALAVLAGWTGFTRWRPRILLVAGAALVSILANGLRAWGTIYVAQWVGAERAGSFDHIVYGWVFFAIVIVMVLGVAWRYFDREPGEAGFSAAQVEVEPIVRLDQFAMSNAAAMAGIAFLAMAFAALGALV, from the coding sequence GTGGCTCTGCGCATCGCAGCGGCCTGGGCAGTGCTCTTCATCGTCACGTTCCCCGAGTGGCGCGCGATGGCGCACCAGTGGTGGAACATCGACACCTACAACCATGTGCTGCTGGTGCCGCCCATCCTCGCATGGCTGGTCTGGCTGCGGCGCGACGAACTGGCACAGCTGGCGCCCCGGTCCTGGAGCCCGGGCCTCGCCTGGCTTGGAGCGGGACTGCTCGTATGCCTTGCCGGCCGGGCCGCCGACATCAACCTTGTCGCCCAAGCTGGCGCGCTGATGGCTTTTCAGGGCGCGGTTCTGGGCCTGGTCGGCCTGCGTGCGGCGCTCGTCATGGCACTCCCGCTCGCCTACTCGGCATTCTTGGTGCCGTTCGGCGACGAACTGATCCCCGCCTTGCAGCATCTGACGGCCCGGATCACGATTGCCCTGACCCAGTTGTCCGGGATCCCGCTATTGGCCGACGGGCTGACCATCGACACCCCCGGCGGCAAGTTCGTCGTGGCCGAGGAATGCTCCGGCGTGAAGTTCCTCGTCGCGATGATCGCGCTGGCAGTGCTTGCCGGTTGGACCGGGTTCACCCGCTGGCGCCCGCGCATCCTGCTGGTGGCAGGCGCGGCCCTGGTCTCGATCCTCGCCAACGGGCTGCGCGCCTGGGGGACGATCTACGTCGCACAGTGGGTCGGTGCGGAACGAGCCGGGAGTTTCGACCATATCGTCTATGGCTGGGTCTTCTTCGCGATCGTGATCGTGATGGTACTAGGGGTGGCTTGGCGATACTTCGACCGCGAACCGGGCGAGGCCGGATTCTCCGCCGCCCAGGTCGAGGTTGAACCTATTGTGCGGCTCGATCAATTTGCGATGTCGAATGCCGCGGCGATGGCGGGTATTGCCTTCCTTGCAATGGCCTTTGCCGCGCTCGGCGCGCTCGTCTAG
- a CDS encoding XrtA/PEP-CTERM system amidotransferase: MCGIAGIFHCGTPKPVDPARVRAMTDALAHRGPDGEGVWSAPGVALGHRRLSIIDLTGSPQPMASTDGRAMIVFNGEIYNFKELRRELENAGARFHTDGDTETILAAWQKWGPDCLSRLHGMFAFALYDLDARTLFLARDRLGVKPLFTAMLSDGSLAFASELKGLLAHPLLRREVDPLAVEDYLAWGYVPDHRSILKGVEKLPAGHYRLLRHGAPPAAPTRWWDVSFAERRRESAADLEAELLFHLREAVTSRMVSDVPLGAFLSGGVDSSSVVALMAEASRDPVRTCSIGFDESSVDETNYARQVATKFSTDHRERVVASDDFSEIDRLAAMFDEPFADASALPTWRVCQLARETVTVALSGDGADEAFAGYRRHRFHAAEERARLVLPARLRGPVFGALGALWPKADWAPRPLRAKTTFQSLGASGEEGYARALAVVAPELRASLYSDGFRRELGDYRAERPLIDLMRSAPARSGLDRAQYADLKFWLPGDILTKVDRTSMAVSLEAREPLLDHRLIEFAAGLPQNLRIRGGQGKWLLKHAMERYLPRDVLYRPKQGFVTPIAQWLRGPLAGEARRIGRGATLARTGWFDGDRIAGLAEAHISGRSDHSRLLWQLLMLDRSLAVLKIA; this comes from the coding sequence ATGTGCGGGATTGCGGGCATATTTCATTGCGGCACGCCCAAGCCGGTCGATCCGGCGCGGGTGAGGGCGATGACCGACGCCCTCGCGCATCGCGGGCCGGACGGGGAGGGGGTATGGAGCGCCCCCGGAGTTGCACTTGGGCACCGGCGCCTGTCGATCATCGACCTGACCGGATCGCCGCAGCCGATGGCCTCCACGGACGGCCGCGCGATGATCGTGTTCAACGGCGAAATATACAATTTCAAGGAGTTGCGCCGCGAACTTGAGAACGCGGGAGCGCGCTTTCACACCGATGGGGATACCGAGACGATCCTTGCCGCATGGCAGAAATGGGGGCCGGACTGCCTTTCGCGGCTGCACGGCATGTTCGCCTTCGCGTTATACGACCTCGACGCGCGGACGCTGTTCCTCGCGCGCGACCGGTTGGGGGTGAAGCCGCTCTTCACGGCGATGCTCAGCGACGGCAGCCTTGCCTTTGCATCGGAGCTGAAAGGACTGCTCGCGCATCCTCTCCTGCGCCGCGAGGTCGATCCGCTCGCGGTAGAAGACTATCTCGCCTGGGGCTACGTGCCGGACCACCGCTCGATCCTGAAAGGCGTCGAGAAGTTGCCCGCAGGCCACTACCGTCTGCTCAGGCACGGCGCGCCTCCAGCGGCGCCGACCCGCTGGTGGGACGTCAGCTTCGCCGAGCGCCGCCGGGAAAGTGCTGCCGACCTCGAAGCTGAACTGCTGTTCCACTTGCGCGAAGCTGTGACGAGCCGGATGGTATCCGACGTTCCGCTCGGCGCCTTCCTGTCGGGCGGGGTCGACAGCTCGAGCGTCGTTGCGCTGATGGCAGAGGCCAGCCGCGACCCGGTCCGCACCTGCTCGATCGGTTTCGATGAATCGTCTGTCGACGAGACGAATTATGCACGCCAAGTGGCGACGAAATTCAGCACCGACCACCGCGAACGAGTGGTCGCGAGCGACGATTTTTCAGAGATCGATCGCCTTGCCGCGATGTTCGACGAGCCTTTCGCCGATGCCTCGGCCCTGCCGACCTGGCGGGTCTGCCAGCTCGCCCGTGAGACCGTGACAGTAGCGTTGTCGGGAGACGGCGCCGACGAGGCCTTCGCCGGATACCGCAGGCATCGCTTTCACGCGGCCGAGGAGCGCGCCCGTCTGGTCCTGCCCGCGCGCCTTCGCGGACCCGTATTCGGGGCGCTCGGCGCTCTCTGGCCCAAGGCCGACTGGGCACCCCGTCCCCTGCGCGCCAAGACCACCTTCCAGTCGCTCGGTGCAAGCGGAGAGGAAGGCTACGCGCGCGCACTCGCGGTCGTTGCGCCGGAGCTGAGGGCAAGCCTCTATTCCGATGGCTTCCGGCGGGAACTGGGCGATTACAGGGCCGAGCGGCCCCTGATCGACCTGATGCGTTCCGCGCCGGCACGATCGGGTCTCGACCGCGCGCAGTACGCCGACCTCAAGTTCTGGCTCCCCGGTGACATTCTCACCAAGGTTGATCGGACTAGCATGGCGGTGAGCCTGGAGGCGCGCGAGCCGTTGCTCGACCACCGGTTGATCGAGTTCGCCGCGGGCCTGCCGCAAAATCTTCGGATCAGGGGTGGGCAGGGCAAGTGGCTGCTCAAGCACGCCATGGAACGCTACCTGCCGCGCGACGTACTCTATCGACCGAAGCAAGGCTTCGTCACCCCGATCGCGCAATGGCTGCGCGGACCGCTGGCCGGTGAGGCGCGGCGGATCGGACGCGGGGCGACGCTGGCGCGTACCGGGTGGTTCGATGGCGATCGCATAGCCGGACTGGCCGAAGCGCACATTTCAGGGCGCTCCGACCATTCACGGCTGCTCTGGCAACTTCTGATGCTCGACCGCTCGCTGGCGGTCCTGAAGATCGCCTAG
- the zapE gene encoding cell division protein ZapE, whose amino-acid sequence MAGLLARYERLIAAGELRADPDQRRAAERLASLEKELEADKPGGLFSQWFARKNETPRGVYLWGGVGRGKSMLMDLFVDTLAIAEKRRVHFHAFMLEVDRMLRDERAKEAGDPVAPVAARIAADVRCLAFDEMVVTNTADAAIMGRLFTALIVDEGVTVVTTSNRPPRDLYKDGLNRSLFLPFIELVESRLDVIPLDGPVDYRLDRLAGMDSWHSPLGDDATAQVREAFFRLTDYRPEDAANVPTGELDLGGGRTLHVPKSLKGVAVFSFKRLCGENRGAADYLEIARAYHTVVLVGVPAMGPDNRNEAIRFTKLIDALYEHKVKLFVTAAAEPEALYPAGDGAFEFARTVSRLEEMQSADYMALGHGAEG is encoded by the coding sequence ATGGCTGGCCTGCTTGCCCGGTACGAGCGGCTGATCGCAGCGGGCGAATTGCGCGCCGACCCCGACCAGCGACGCGCCGCCGAGCGACTGGCTTCACTCGAGAAGGAGCTCGAGGCCGACAAGCCCGGCGGCCTGTTTTCGCAGTGGTTCGCCCGCAAGAACGAGACACCGCGCGGGGTCTACTTGTGGGGCGGTGTCGGGCGCGGCAAGTCCATGCTGATGGACCTGTTCGTCGACACCCTCGCCATCGCCGAAAAGCGCCGCGTGCACTTCCACGCCTTCATGCTCGAGGTCGATCGCATGCTGCGCGACGAGCGGGCCAAGGAAGCGGGCGATCCCGTTGCGCCGGTGGCGGCACGCATCGCGGCCGATGTGCGCTGCCTCGCGTTCGACGAGATGGTCGTCACCAACACCGCCGACGCCGCGATCATGGGCCGCCTGTTCACCGCCCTGATCGTCGACGAAGGGGTGACGGTCGTGACCACCAGCAACCGCCCTCCGCGCGACCTCTACAAGGACGGGCTCAATCGATCGCTATTCCTGCCGTTCATCGAGCTGGTCGAAAGCCGCCTCGACGTCATCCCGCTCGACGGGCCGGTCGACTACAGGCTGGACCGGCTGGCCGGGATGGACTCATGGCACAGTCCCTTGGGCGATGATGCAACCGCCCAGGTGCGAGAGGCGTTCTTCCGCCTCACCGACTATCGTCCGGAAGACGCAGCCAACGTGCCGACCGGAGAGCTCGACCTCGGCGGCGGGCGTACCCTGCACGTGCCCAAGAGCCTCAAGGGCGTCGCGGTATTCAGCTTCAAGCGCCTGTGCGGAGAAAACAGGGGTGCGGCCGACTATCTCGAAATCGCCCGTGCCTACCATACCGTGGTGCTGGTCGGCGTACCCGCGATGGGGCCCGACAACCGGAACGAGGCCATTCGGTTCACCAAGCTGATCGACGCTCTCTACGAACACAAGGTGAAGCTGTTCGTCACCGCCGCGGCGGAGCCTGAAGCGCTCTACCCCGCCGGAGACGGCGCGTTCGAATTCGCCCGCACCGTGAGCCGGCTGGAGGAAATGCAGAGCGCCGACTACATGGCCTTGGGACACGGCGCAGAGGGTTGA